The Rahnella aceris genome contains the following window.
ACAATACCAGTTGAAAGAGCTGAATGAATTTGCTCCTCAGGCAGGTGAGTACGAGCAAATTGATGAAGAATACAAACGTCTGGCTAACAGCGGACAACTGCTTTCACTGAGCCAAAATGCGCTCTATTTGCTGGCTGATGGTGAAGAGCAGAATATTGTCAGTCTGCTTTATAGCGCCCGCAATCAGCTAACTGAACTCGCAGAACTCGACAGCAAAATGAATGATCTTATCGTCATGCTTGATGACGCGTCCATTCAGGTCAGCGAGGCCAGCGATGAATTACGTCATTACAGCGAACGCCTGGACATGGATCCAAACCGTCTATTCGAGCTGGAGCAGCGTTTGTCACGCCAGATGAACCTGGCCCGTAAACATCATGTCAGCGCTGAAGATCTTCCTGAACTGCATCGTCAGTTGCTTGAGGAACAGCAGGAACTGGATGATCAGGAAACCAATCAGGCAGAGCTGAGTGAAGCAGTGCAACGCCATTACCAACAAGCCGTCGCGGTTGCTGAACAACTGCACGAAAAACGTCAGTATTTTGCTGATGAGCTAACGCATCTGATCACCCAAAGTATGCAGGCACTTTCCATGCCACACGGTAAATTTAAAATTCAGGTTCAGTTCGAACCAGAACATTTAAATATGGAAGGCGCAGACCGTCTCGAATTCCAGGTCACCACCAACCCGGGGCAGCCGCTTCAGGCTCTCGCAAAAGTAGCTTCCGGTGGCGAATTGTCGCGTATTGCGCTGGCTATCCAGGTTATCACGGCACAGAAAATGGAAACTCCGGCGCTGATCTTTGATGAAGTGGATGTCGGTATCAGTGGCCCGACGGCTGCGATCGTTGGCCGCCTGTTGCGTCAGTTAGGCGAATCAACGCAAGTTATGTGCGTCACTCACTTACCTCAGGTTGCAGGTTGTGGTCATCAGCATTATTTTGTCAGCAAAGAAACTGATGGTGAAGTGACTGAAACCCAAATGAATCGCCTTGATAAAAAGGCGCG
Protein-coding sequences here:
- the recN gene encoding DNA repair protein RecN; the protein is MLAQLTISNFAIVRELEIDFHAGMTAITGETGAGKSIAIDALGLCLGNRADGSMVRLGASRADICARFTLADTPSAKHWLAENQLDEGLDCLLRRTISNDGRSRGFINGTPVPLSQLRELGQHLIQIHGQHAHQLLLKPEHQKALLDAYSDQPLLLSEMRKAYQNWHQSCRQLAQYQQQMSERESRRQLLQYQLKELNEFAPQAGEYEQIDEEYKRLANSGQLLSLSQNALYLLADGEEQNIVSLLYSARNQLTELAELDSKMNDLIVMLDDASIQVSEASDELRHYSERLDMDPNRLFELEQRLSRQMNLARKHHVSAEDLPELHRQLLEEQQELDDQETNQAELSEAVQRHYQQAVAVAEQLHEKRQYFADELTHLITQSMQALSMPHGKFKIQVQFEPEHLNMEGADRLEFQVTTNPGQPLQALAKVASGGELSRIALAIQVITAQKMETPALIFDEVDVGISGPTAAIVGRLLRQLGESTQVMCVTHLPQVAGCGHQHYFVSKETDGEVTETQMNRLDKKARLQELARLLGGSEVTRNTLANAKELLAA